In the Parasteatoda tepidariorum isolate YZ-2023 chromosome X2, CAS_Ptep_4.0, whole genome shotgun sequence genome, AGCacaccaaataaatttttaatttaaaataatcacctTAAAAGATTtggtcatttttaataaaaagttaaattaattcatatatttcaaaaatatatcatcatATAATGCAGTAAATAGTATCTCACAAGTGATGATTAAACTTTTGAGACTAgtgaaggaaaatattttttaggattACTCCAAGTTTAAATTAGTGCATTAGATAcacaaacaaaaatgataatattgaTAGCGTTTTTGACGATCATAGTACATTTCACAAAATCCCAACCATATGCTGAGAATCAAGTAAGCATAATTAAGGCTAGTTGATTGCACCAGAGCTGAAACTCCCCTTCACAACAGCACACATTTAAAACCACAGGTTTAGGTAGATTCATCCCAAATGATGCAAACCTAACCTAAATATGTCATGTTCCACATAGAAGCTCTCTGCTAGACTTTTGAGcacaaatatttgatgaaaagtATGAGGTGGATCATCATCAGTctgcaatgaaaatttaaatacattaacttTATCTAACATCAAGGTCAAACAATTGCAATCCTCTATATTAGGGATGCCCAACCTGTACTTCGCAAGTCACAACTTTTGATGTGGCTAATTTTATCAACTCTGACACATCTAAATGccaaatacagtacagaaccaattatccggaaaaccaaaaaaccggaacaaattcaataaattttcccgccatttttttaaaaaaaacttttttttcccttataagattttaggatttttctttcttttttgaaagattgaaccttaccatcattttggaaataatcattagtgtattactccatcgttttttcttctttttaagattatttcgaaaaaaaattttttttacttgggtttaacaataaagaaaacggctttttgtagcgattcagaaaaccggaaaaatcagttatccggaataacgatggtcccgatcgttccggataatcggttccctactgtaatgaaaatatttacatccaaatcaatatattaatgaaattatatttttctaaacttatcTGTGgcttctttactttaaaaaatagattacagGTTGGGcatcaactatttttattttttttaacaagagaaTTATTTCTCCAGCTCATCAGTCTATAATTTGTTAAACTAggtaaataatgttaatataatATCGAAAAAATTGTATTAGGTTGTGACAACTAAATTCTagcagttcttttaaaaaagttataaaggtTAAAGAGTAGGAGCAGCCCATTTTCTACGTCAGTTCCTTCATGgtttaatgtgaatttttgaacaaaagttGGTTTAATTGTTCTTCATCAAAGTCAACTGGACAGCAAGAATGAGAAGTATTTTTGACTTGACTTACCGCATTTGGAACTCAACTCTACTATGGCATGACACCCTCTTCAAATGTCACAATCACCTTTTGTGCAATTAAGACTTTTATTGAAAGGTgttataaataaacacaaaaaaagaaagaaaacagatTCTGGTAGAACAAATCATACTctttataatgatataaaacaTTTGATTATACGCAgagtgtttaaatttaaaaaaaaacacttgttgCCAACCCAATCATTAAACAGTAGTGGAATTTATACCAACCATAACTTGCAGTCAGTAGTGCGTGATTCTATAGTTAAACTTAATCTTCATGTTTTTGGAAAAAGTATGTAGCAAGCTATTGAATCCATTTTAGAGAAAGGGTGTCGCAACACATCTTAAAATACGTAATGTTGttacagtttttatattttccaacCAATCATTACTgcctttgaaatttaaataacctcatttttttgtaaaagtatcagctttcttttttaataaaagttcatCTATGTAATTAAATAGATGACCATTTTAAATAGAGGACTTGCAAATGATCTCACCTTCTTAAAATGACCTAAAGggatttcttaactttttcagGGATGGTACACGACAGTTTAAACAGAAAACAGCACAGACATACATTCACATGCTGTACCTTTCACCTCTTGTTGCACAGTTAAAATGATAAGTAATTCTTCATTAAAGCCACTCAGGAtgatttccttttaataaaCTTTCAGGCAGTAAATGCAGAACCACCCATCTCATTCCTGTCTATGTCTTCATCATCTGTTTAGTTAATGCCACACCAGCCCCTCAAGAATCTTggagaataaaaatcaatagaaaGTATTGGAGATGGGTAGTCAGTTCATATGCATTGCAACTGTCTTAAGACTGATTAGGACACAATAAACAAGAGTTAACTCCCCTTTTTTTGGAATCAATGGacatttattttagctttcataGTGTTGTTTGCAATTATTATatcctttcattttaaagtttatgcaGAGTTTTCCTTACAAATTTTTGATTagttctctttttaaaaaaaaaattctgtttccagaaaaatatatatttgtgaattaaaaaaaaattcttttcttttcaatgaatTATCGAAAAATTCCCGAAATAGAGGTTTGAGTCAGTGAGGTTCAACTGtatattatttctattgttTAATGCATTGAGAGAATCCTGAATGGaacttgctatttttattacaattgaattatttttatgagtagCTCTTAATGATAATtgttaaacaaaagaaaataaactattttacaatttgttgttgttgttgcacaCCTCCATTGTTTGGCAACGCTAAATCAGGTCTATGAAATCTGTTACTCTAAGAAGGTCTAACACTAGAATTGGGTTTGTGAAAAAACCGTGCCTTAAAAGGCCCTGACAATCTAGCATATGGTCAGGGGTGGCCTGAAGGTCAGCACACTTCACACAGCTAGGGAAAACCCTTTTTCCATCGGAATAAAACAGATTGCAAATGTTCACTGATAAGCCTGGTGATGACCGTCTGGTCTCATTTACAAAACCTGAGTGTTAAAGCAATCCCTTGGCACTTTCCCTGGTACCATTAGTGAACGGTTGGGATGGTccaaaaagcatttttagcTCTTGAGAACAGCTCCAATTAAGTTAGTGAATCAGGTATTTCCAACAGCTTACCAGCAACCTCTTTAACCAAAATTCTGCCGTCTCATTACCAATGTATACGTGGGATGATATCCAATGGAATTGCACCTCACGAAAGGATGAAAGATACTCCAGTTTGTTAATGATTGCCCTTCCTGTACTATCACCCACTTTATGCCATTTAGTAAGGTGCTATATAGAACTTTGGCTGTTAGACAAGATCCATTAGGCAGACGAGTAGGGAGAAGACAGAATTGAATCAAGACAGCAATGGTAATCAGCTCACTTCTGAAGACTGAACAACAGTCTggatttcttatatttaattttgttgtacATTCTTgggataaaatataaattccacTACCGGAGCGGTCACGTTCATCTTTACTTCTATTTGTATATATTATGATGAAATCCACAGGGATGTTTATTATTTCAAGGGCCAGTTGTTTCAAATAAGCGGAGACGTCTGATTTCTTGCTCACTTGGGAAGGAAGATCAGTGTGGAAATAGACTCCATTTAAACCTACCAAAGGGTCAATGCTCTGTTTCAAACTATGCTGTATGACATACTTGtcaatcaaattatttgaatcaGCCAAGCTCAGAGGGCcacttttctttaatctttGGTTATTGCTCCACTCCATCGGAAGTTCGATTTTGAGTCCCATCACTAGTGAGCTTGGAAAAATACTTCATACTAATCTTTCACCTGAGGCTGAGAGGTTACAGATCTACCACACAAAGAACTATTCCATTTGGGCAACTGTTTCGAAGCCCTGTTATTATGCAGGCTACACTAAGCTGGACCCATTGAAGTTTTCGGATAGTCATGTTTGGAGCACAGCTCTAAACTGGAAAACCGTATTCCAGAATAGGATTTATAAGAATCATGTAAGTAGTGCTGATAGTCTTAGAGTCAGCACCCCAATCTCGccctgaaatatattttaggatCTTTaggcatttattattttacaatttagtttttaaatctaagaaCAAACTGTATTACTTTATAACTAGGATTTCATACTATAAGATTATGGgtttaaaacatacattttttcaatagtaacttattttgcataatttttataatttcaatttttttattgatttaaaaaagttatgttgcTAAAATGGAGATTTTGCAACatgtatttatttcaacataaaaacaaaGTGCCTACTATTATAAAGCGGAAGACATAAAccctcaaatataaaaaaaatctaaccaaaaaaaatttttttttaaaaaggtctTCGCAATCTAATAATTACTAAGCTTTTTGTGTTATAGGTTAGATGAATAACCATAAAATACTGAACACAACCAtgctttaaaaagatttaaataaaatttttaactttttcaataaatcataTATTAATCAAGagttaataattgtaatattcaTAAAACCTACTTTAAGTTGTCCTAAAACACATACTAAAATTCCTCCATCAAACATTGGTTGAGTATCAATAGAAGTTATACTATGggctattttttgaaatgtaagactctgaaaaaaaaaaaactttgttaaagaaaaacttttcacaaaaacctaaaaaaaacatttaagaatgtAACATTATTtagattactttattttcaggTCTGCCAACTATTATgccttttgcaaaatattttacagagagGTAGATAGttaaaaaccaaagctttcagaacttttggtaattttgccaacatctTAAAAGCCTCATCATGACAGTGCTGGAACAAAGTGGCGAATCTTATAAAGATTTGGATTATTTATATGAAGTGGtgtggaaaaaaactttatatcaactttacaaaacaaagaatcatCCATTAAAATACAAACGTAGCTAATACaagaaattttcctaaaaagtgTAAAAGGTTGGATGCCCTGAATTTTATACAAGTTctataaatagttatttcaatCATATATATCTTTAATACAATCAAAATCTACTTAACAAATGACGTGGCAGAAAAGAAAGTGTTGaattataaagaaacaaataaagtattaaCACTTaagtaagcattaaaaaataacatataaatatttaaaaatagctattCCTTGTTAGAGAAgtagattaatgaaaaagtattataattaaactacaattttttctaaatatgtgtTTCTTTCAATTAGGAATATTTCACgcgtgataaaaatattatataccaTATGCCTCTAAGATACTTACTTATACAGCCCACTGTGAGCCTTGGCCGGTTGAACAATATCATTCCAGACCTTAATATTTTGGCttatttgttaatgttttaattctaagataatacttttcaaaaactcaGAGCGCTAccacataaaaaaaagcaacctAACTAAGAAGTGGAGAATCCTATTATATTCAATGTTAAAGGGAGTTAAAGCGTGAGCGAAttcaattagtaataaaataattaagccaAAACAAAGAACAAAAACTACAGATCAGATtagaataatagtaataaataatagaaacttTAATCTTTGAATCTCGAGTGAAAAAAGATGTGAGTGAAGCGTGAGTGAAACTCCACAGCTAAATTATTGTAGGGAGATGGTTCAGTagatcatttaataacaactagtaaaaaaaaaaattttattagtttttgatagatattaaaaagaacttaattaCACAGATTTTTCACATTGACAgcgaaaactatttttaacaataatgttCAAGtaggaaaatagaaaaaaaatttcacaaatttgtcCAATTATGCCTATTTTCATCatgatatttaagaattttgaaaatattttttcattctcataaaaatgattttgtcacaaaatttaaaatattataaaaataattttatattttatacaagaatgtatatgtatatataagatttttatgtaaaaaatatttatatataagattatcagtcagaaaatttataaaatttaaattaagcagcaaagtagaaaaaaatatatagtactACTCATAGCAAAAGCTTTGGTGCCTAATAGGGTAAtgctaaaaatcataaaaaccaCAAAACcgataatattgaaatttaaattgtatttgatATCAGCACAAGGCagttaaaaaagagaataaattaatCAGTTATTTTACCAACTTCAGAAATCACTAAAGATTTATCAttggaaaatcaaaaaaaaaatttttttcatagtataGGATTTGAGAAAAAAGGTACTCTTTAAATATTGGTTTAGATCAGTGGtcgttaaattttcaaaacatctgAGCTGCTGTACTACGTTGAAATCCTACCATGAGCTACCGAACAATACAGcagactttaaaaaagaaattttttttattattagccG is a window encoding:
- the LOC107440694 gene encoding probable nuclear transport factor 2, whose product is MSWNPQYDHIGRTFVQQYYTCFDDPLQRSTLADFYDVEKSLMTFEDVQICGRTKIMEKITSLTFQKIAHSITSIDTQPMFDGGILVCVLGQLKTDDDPPHTFHQIFVLKSLAESFYVEHDIFRLGLHHLG